Proteins co-encoded in one Yamadazyma tenuis chromosome 1, complete sequence genomic window:
- the rtf2 gene encoding Replication termination factor 2 (COG:S; EggNog:ENOG503NYBP) produces the protein MGNDGGTIAKRQDIINLYKKDIEKHRGDLPEDPVDLSRCVLSHKSLVDEKVVGDSKGNMILKQSILEFLLEKTYKTNQSFAHLKSLNDVLDINPVFEHGQLVCPVSKSSLTFVYLRTCGCVLDHKLITKLVELKSLKCPACQTPYEEVDVVVINPGSQDAEANEEHLKLLSSQGLHHTKKPVKKGKKSKRNHTTSSPTKKRKL, from the coding sequence ATGGGAAACGATGGAGGGACTATTGCAAAACGTCAggatatcatcaacttgtacaaaaaGGACATCGAGAAGCACCGTGGTGATTTACCAGAGGATCCAGTAGACTTATCCAGGTGTGTGCTTTCGCACAAGTCGTTGGTGGATGAAAAGGTAGTAGGAGACTCCAAGGGTAACATGATTCTCAAACAGCTGATACTTGAATTTTTGTTAGAGAAAACCTACAAAACAAATCAGCTGTTTGCGCACctcaagtctttgaatGATGTTCTCGATATAAACCCGGTTTTTGAGCACGGCCAGTTAGTCTGTCCTGTGTCAAAGTCGTCTTTAACGTTTGTCTACTTGAGGACTTGCGGGTGCGTATTAGATCACAAACTTATAACAAAGCTTGTGGAGCTTAAGAGCTTGAAGTGTCCAGCTTGTCAGACACCGTACGAAGAGGTTGACGTGGTAGTGATAAATCCTGGGTCTCAGGATGCTGAGGCGAATGAAGAACACTTGAAACTCCTTCTGTCGCAAGGCTTGCACCACACCAAGAAACCGGTGAAAAAGGGCAAGAAGTCCAAACGAAACCACACTACGAGTCTGCCGACAAAGAAACGTAAATTATAG
- the RAD10 gene encoding ssDNA endonuclease and repair protein rad10 (BUSCO:EOG09264DOU; EggNog:ENOG503NXVJ; COG:L) codes for MYSQIQVAPSQKGNPVFQSSLLKQKPIAYNKEILSDYYINPTLQVLFLSMKYHQLHPEYIWRRCKKLNQGSTVSTIKDNACKILLAVIDIESPQEALRKLNNICIKQDLTLLIAWSFEQAGNYIAMLKDNELSRTKVNLTIRGAKQSDFKSNLTDTLTSIRAINKTDVINLMTEIGSFKDIVEADNIKIHGFGDRKISNLKATFSQPFILNKEQTPDNEPERSQ; via the coding sequence ATGTACTCCCAGATTCAAGTGGCCCCGTCACAGAAGGGAAACCCAGTCTTCCAGAGCTCCTTGCTTAAACAGAAGCCTATCGCGTATAATAAGGAAATCTTGTCTGACTACTACATAAACCCCACGCTCCAAGTGTtgtttctttcaatgaAGTATCATCAATTACACCCCGAGTATATATGGCGAAGGTGTAAAAAACTCAACCAGGGTTCTACGGTGCTGACCATTAAAGACAACGCGTGTAAGATTCTTTTGGCAGTAATCGACATCGAGAGTCCGCAAGAAGCGCTTCGcaagttgaacaatatCTGTATCAAGCAAGACTTGACGTTACTTATAGCATGGTCTTTTGAGCAAGCCGGTAACTACATCGCCATGTTGAAGGACAACGAgctttcaagaaccaaGGTGAACTTGACGATCCGAGGAGCCAAGCAGAGCgacttcaagtccaatttGACCGATACTCTCACGAGCATTCGAGCTATTAACAAGACAGACGTCATCAACCTCATGACAGAAATCGGCTCGTTCAAGGACATTGTGGAGGCTGATAACATCAAAATCCATGGTTTTGGTGACAGAAAGATCCTGAATCTCAAGGCCACCTTCAGCCAGCCATTCATCTTGAATAAGGAACAAACTCCAGATAATGAACCTGAACGACTGCAATAA
- a CDS encoding uncharacterized protein (EggNog:ENOG503PSEG; COG:S): MSQQLPFRVRATDIIHRSTVLGLVGICVVGLGSISFNIYMNSDYAKMNRNKLKFDPEQTKEN, encoded by the coding sequence ATGTCACAACAACTTCCTTTCAGAGTCAGAGCAACAGATATCATCCACAGAAGCACCGTTCTTGGATTGGTGGGTATTTGTGTGGTGGGACTTGGTTCtatttccttcaacatctACATGAACTCCGACTATGCCAAAATGAACagaaacaagttgaagtttgacCCTGaacaaaccaaagaaaactAG
- the GIM5 gene encoding subunit of tubulin prefoldin (BUSCO:EOG092655L0; EggNog:ENOG503P452; COG:O), translated as MSQRIDLGQLHPQQLVELKKSTEEEVTHFTSSLQALQTAQSKLKDCISSIDNMKSQQDKQLLVPLTSSLYLPGKVQDPEKFLVDIGTGYYVEKTSEDAKRVYTSKITKLNEDSAKLKEILVQKNEILNQLNMALRTKVLQMEKENAKPAA; from the coding sequence ATGTCGCAGAGAATAGATTTGGGACAACTTCACCCCCAACAGCTTGTAGAGCTCAAGAAGTCCACCGAGGAAGAGGTCACACACTTCACGTCCTCACTACAAGCATTACAGACGGCCCAGTCTAAATTAAAAGACTGTATAAGCAGCATCGATAACATGAAATCTCAGCAAGACAAGCAGTTGCTTGTACCTTTGACAAGTTCTTTGTATTTGCCAGGCAAGGTACAAGACCCagagaagttcttggtaGACATTGGTACTGGCTACTATGTGGAGAAGACCAGCGAGGATGCCAAGCGGGTATATACGTCgaaaatcaccaaattgaatGAAGACTCcgccaagttgaaagaaatcttGGTACAGAAGAACGAGATATTGAATCAGTTAAATATGGCATTGAGAACAAAGGTGTTGCAAATGGAGAAGGAGAATGCCAAGCCGGCTGCCTGA